Proteins from a genomic interval of Streptomyces sp. NBC_00820:
- a CDS encoding glutamate synthase subunit beta: MADPKGFMRTPRQEWPRRPVEERVRDWAEVYVPGALLPVISAQADRCMDCGIPFCHDACPLGNLIPEWNDLVSREDWRAASERLHATNNFPEFTGRLCPAPCEAGCVLAINQPAVTIKNVECAIADRAWEEGFTPPCPPERLSGKTVAVIGSGPAGLAAAQQLTRAGHTVAVYERDDRLGGLMRYGIPEFKMEKRHLERRLEQMRAEGTRFRTSTVVGRDIPAAELRTRYDAVVVATGATAWRELPVPGRELSGIHQAMEYLPLANRVREGDLEVSPLSAAGKHVVIVGGGDTGADCLGTAVRDGAASVTQLDIYAQPGAARDEDAEPWPTYPKIYRLSAAHEEARDLRSAPAADADARLFAASTLRFAGDGAGHVRSLHLVEVDELRQPLPGTGRMIPADLVLLALGFSGPDREDGLIDQLGLELEPRGTLARDGGFATNVPGVFAAGDAARGQSLIVWAVAEGRAVAAAVDRYLTGSSWLPAPISPYDRPMAV; the protein is encoded by the coding sequence ATGGCCGATCCGAAGGGCTTCATGCGCACGCCGCGCCAGGAGTGGCCGCGGCGGCCCGTCGAGGAGCGGGTCCGGGACTGGGCCGAGGTGTACGTCCCGGGCGCGCTGCTGCCCGTCATCAGCGCGCAGGCCGACCGGTGCATGGACTGCGGCATCCCCTTCTGCCACGACGCGTGCCCGCTGGGCAATCTGATCCCCGAGTGGAACGACCTGGTCTCCCGTGAGGACTGGCGGGCGGCGAGCGAACGGCTGCACGCCACGAACAACTTCCCCGAGTTCACCGGCAGGCTGTGCCCGGCGCCCTGCGAGGCGGGATGTGTGCTCGCGATCAACCAGCCGGCCGTCACCATCAAGAACGTCGAGTGCGCGATCGCCGACCGGGCCTGGGAGGAGGGGTTCACCCCGCCGTGCCCGCCGGAGCGGCTGTCCGGGAAGACCGTCGCGGTGATCGGCTCGGGGCCGGCCGGGCTCGCCGCCGCGCAGCAGCTGACGCGGGCCGGGCACACGGTCGCCGTGTACGAGAGGGACGACCGGCTCGGCGGACTGATGCGGTACGGCATCCCCGAGTTCAAGATGGAGAAGCGGCATCTGGAGCGCCGGCTGGAGCAGATGCGGGCCGAGGGGACCAGGTTCCGTACGTCGACGGTGGTCGGGCGGGACATCCCGGCGGCCGAGCTGCGGACACGGTACGACGCCGTGGTCGTCGCCACGGGCGCCACGGCGTGGCGGGAACTTCCGGTGCCTGGCCGGGAGTTGTCCGGGATACACCAGGCGATGGAGTACCTGCCGCTGGCCAACCGGGTGCGCGAGGGGGATCTGGAGGTCTCTCCGCTGTCCGCGGCGGGCAAGCATGTGGTGATCGTGGGGGGCGGCGACACCGGCGCCGACTGTCTGGGTACGGCGGTGCGGGACGGGGCCGCGTCCGTCACCCAGCTGGACATCTACGCGCAACCGGGTGCCGCGCGCGACGAGGACGCCGAGCCGTGGCCGACGTATCCGAAGATCTACCGGCTGTCGGCCGCGCACGAGGAGGCGCGGGATCTGCGGAGCGCCCCGGCGGCGGACGCGGACGCGCGGCTGTTCGCCGCCTCCACGCTCCGCTTCGCCGGGGACGGCGCCGGGCACGTACGGTCGCTGCACCTCGTCGAGGTCGACGAGCTACGGCAGCCGCTGCCGGGCACCGGGCGCATGATCCCGGCCGACCTCGTCCTGCTCGCCCTCGGCTTCTCGGGCCCCGACCGCGAGGACGGGCTCATCGATCAGCTGGGACTGGAACTGGAGCCCCGCGGCACGCTCGCCCGGGACGGCGGCTTCGCGACCAACGTGCCGGGGGTGTTCGCGGCCGGGGACGCGGCCCGCGGCCAGTCGCTCATCGTGTGGGCCGTCGCGGAGGGGCGGGCGGTCGCGGCTGCCGTCGACCGCTATCTGACGGGCAGTTCGTGGTTGCCGGCGCCGATATCGCCGTACGACCGCCCGATGGCCGTGTAG
- a CDS encoding DUF2293 domain-containing protein, translating to MTRPVAPLSPGGPVVVQPLRRKRCAGCRRGPLSLLMLEEGAPRCLDCADLGHLVFLPRGDAALTRRAREESALSAVVVRYNRRRSRYERQGLLVEEAALTRAEERCLADAEARNRRRARDAKRRAAEDERFADAFTAEIGRLFPGCPAGRAREIAAHASVRGSGRVGRSADGRALSEGAVTSAVMASVRHLDTQYDQLLMSGMSRHEARRRIAGAVEGVMRGWGWREEVADTG from the coding sequence ATGACTCGTCCTGTGGCTCCCCTCTCCCCCGGCGGGCCTGTCGTCGTGCAGCCGCTGCGGCGCAAGCGGTGCGCCGGGTGCCGGCGAGGGCCGCTGTCGCTGCTGATGCTGGAGGAGGGAGCGCCGCGCTGCCTGGACTGCGCCGATCTGGGGCATCTGGTGTTCCTGCCGCGCGGCGATGCCGCGCTGACGCGGAGAGCGCGGGAGGAGAGCGCGCTGTCGGCGGTGGTGGTGCGCTACAACCGGCGCAGAAGCAGGTACGAGCGGCAGGGCCTGCTCGTGGAGGAGGCCGCGCTGACGCGGGCCGAGGAGCGGTGTCTGGCGGACGCGGAGGCACGGAACCGGCGGCGGGCCCGGGACGCGAAGCGCAGGGCCGCGGAGGACGAGCGCTTCGCGGACGCGTTCACGGCGGAGATCGGGCGGCTGTTTCCCGGCTGCCCTGCCGGGCGGGCCCGGGAGATCGCGGCGCACGCGTCCGTGCGGGGCAGCGGGCGGGTCGGGCGCAGCGCGGACGGGCGGGCGCTGTCCGAGGGGGCCGTGACCTCGGCGGTCATGGCCTCCGTACGGCATCTGGACACGCAGTACGACCAGCTGCTGATGAGCGGCATGTCCCGGCACGAGGCGCGGCGGCGGATCGCCGGAGCGGTGGAGGGCGTGATGCGGGGGTGGGGGTGGCGGGAGGAGGTGGCTGACACCGGCTGA